One Prunus dulcis chromosome 8, ALMONDv2, whole genome shotgun sequence DNA window includes the following coding sequences:
- the LOC117637247 gene encoding metallothionein-like protein 4B has protein sequence MADTTTAGGIKASCNDSCGCPNPCPGGVNCRCTNTAEATSGGGDHMTCSCGEHCGCNPCTCAKSVVSTKTGKAYCKCGEGCACVSCAA, from the exons ATGGCGGATACAACCACAGCAGGCGGTATCAAGGCTAGCTGCAACGATAGTTGCGGCTGCCCAAATCCCTGTCCCGGTGGGGTCAATTGCAG GTGTACCAACACCGCCGAGGCCACGAGCGGGGGCGGGGATCACATGACGTGCTCGTGCGGAGAGCACTGTGGCTGCAACCCGTGCACTTGTGCTAAGAGCGTCGTCAGCACCAAGACCGGGAAGGCCTACTGCAAGTGCGGCGAGGGTTGCGCATGCGTGTCATGCGCAGCTTAA
- the LOC117638873 gene encoding protein EXORDIUM-like 5, producing the protein MTLTKNIISLFLLLVLTRDSGFARANASPSVQSLNTHELVNPKLPPRAISSSKKFEGSSDLVHLRYHMGPVLSSSPINIYLIWYGKWAPSQKLLITDFIHSISADAHSAPAPSVAEWWRTVSLYTDQTGANVSRNVVIAGQYSDLRYSHGTHLTRLSVQQVIATAVRSAPFPVDHKHGVYLILTSEDVTVQDFCRAVCGFHYFTFPSMVGYTLPYAWIGNSGKQCPEVCAYPFALPGYMGGGGPGSLSPPNRDVGVDGMISVIGHELAELASNPLINAWYAGEDPTAPTEIGDLCEGLYGTGGGGGYIGQVMRDREGRTFNVNGSKGRKFLLQWIWSPVLKACAGPNALD; encoded by the coding sequence ATGACACTCACCAAAAATATCAtctccctcttcctcctcctcgtcCTCACACGTGACAGCGGATTCGCACGTGCCAATGCCAGTCCTTCAGTTCAGTCCCTGAACACTCACGAGCTCGTCAACCCGAAGCTGCCGCCTCGCGCCATCTCCTCCTCCAAGAAGTTCGAGGGCTCCTCCGACCTCGTCCACCTCCGCTACCACATGGGTCCCGTCCTCTCCTCCTCCCCCATCAACATCTACCTCATCTGGTACGGCAAGTGGGCCCCATCCCAGAAGCTCCTCATCACCGACTTCATCCACTCCATCTCCGCCGACGCGCACTCCGCCCCCGCCCCCTCCGTCGCCGAGTGGTGGCGTACCGTCTCCCTCTACACCGATCAGACCGGCGCCAACGTCTCCCGAAACGTCGTCATCGCCGGCCAGTACTCCGACCTCCGCTACTCCCACGGAACCCACCTCACCCGCCTCTCCGTCCAGCAGGTCATCGCCACCGCCGTCAGATCCGCCCCCTTCCCGGTCGACCACAAACACGGCGTCTACCTCATTCTCACCTCCGAGGACGTTACCGTTCAGGACTTTTGTCGAGCAGTTTGTGGGTTCCACTACTTCACCTTCCCCTCCATGGTGGGCTACACTCTCCCCTACGCCTGGATTGGAAACTCCGGCAAGCAGTGCCCGGAGGTCTGCGCCTACCCGTTTGCCCTCCCCGGGTACATGGGCGGAGGTGGGCCCGGATCTCTCTCGCCGCCGAACAGGGACGTGGGTGTGGACGGGATGATCAGCGTGATCGGGCACGAGCTCGCCGAGCTGGCGTCGAACCCGCTGATCAACGCCTGGTACGCCGGCGAAGACCCAACGGCGCCGACGGAGATCGGAGACTTGTGCGAAGGATTGTACGGTACTGGCGGCGGTGGCGGGTACATTGGGCAGGTGATGCGGGACAGGGAAGGCAGGACATTCAATGTGAATGGAAGCAAAGGGAGGAAGTTTTTGTTGCAGTGGATTTGGAGCCCTGTTCTCAAGGCCTGCGCTGGGCCTAACGCTTTAGActaa
- the LOC117637061 gene encoding probable galacturonosyltransferase 3 isoform X2, whose amino-acid sequence MLQQVEEISVNINRCVIASNAKTARKKVYLLSLEPALFQMKSNNLGAVRSSRVKMGDLSASWVLENPIDGRHDHPKSFQMVEDPFQSGMTFEEKTEHPPDDHQAGVGELPYSRLSSMSPVKLKRREMRQERRNLRTAELIGKDKEANNQMAAAAIERSKGFDPIVKGKYSIWRSDYESPNSDSTLKLMLDQIIMAKAYANIAKSKNESNLYNSLMKHSKLSQHAIGEASSDVELHSSALNRAKAMGRVLSIAKDKLYDCLTVERKLRAMLQSTEENVSDLKKKSAFLTQLAAKTVPKPLHCLPLQLASDYFLLGYHSREDVNKEKLQDPSLYHYAIFSDNVLATSVVVNSTVLHAKEPNKHVFHVVTDKLNYAAMRMWFLVNPPVGATIQVENIDDFKWLNSSSCSVLRQLESARLQEYYFKANHPSSLSLGSDHLKYRNPKYLSLLNHLRFYLPDVYPKLDKILFLDDDIVVQKDLTPLWSIDLQGMVNGAVETCKESFHRYDKYLNFSNPIIYANFDPNACGWAFGMNIFDLKEWRKRNITGIYHRWQDMNEDRTLWKLGTLPPGLITFYNLTHPLDRGWHALGLGYDPALNQTAIENAAVIHYNGNYKPWLDLAISKYKAYWSKYVMFDNPYLRLCSISE is encoded by the exons ATGCTTCAGCAAG TCGAAGAGATATCAGTAAATATCAACCGTTGTGTGATTGCGAGCAATGCCAAGACAGCAAG GAAGAAGGTGTATCTTCTGTCATTGGAGCCAGCACTCTTCCAGATGAAAAG CAACAATCTTGGAGCTGTGCGGAGTAGTAGGGTTAAAATGGGGGATCTGTCTGCTTCCTGGGTCTTGGAAAATCCTATTGATGGAAGGCATGACCATCCAAAGAGTTTTCAG ATGGTTGAGGATCCATTTCAATCTGGAATGACCTTTGAAGAGAAGACTGAGCATCCTCCAGATGATCATCAAGCTGGAGTAGGTGAACTTCCATATTCTCGTCTATCATCAATGAGCCCAGTGAAGCTCAAGCGGCGG GAAATGCGGCAAGAAAGGAGGAATCTTCGGACTGCAGAGTTGATaggaaaagataaagaagCTAATAACCAGatggcagcagcagcaatTGAACGATCAAAAGGCTTTGACCCCATTGTCAAGGGAAAGTACAGCATATGGAGAAGTGATTATGAAAGCCCAAATTCTGATTCAACCTTGAAACTTATGCTGGATCAGATTATAATGGCCAAAGCTTACGCAAACATTGCCAAGTCTAAGAATGAAAGCAATCTTTATAATTCTCTCATGAAACACTCAAAACTTAGTCAGCATGCTATCGGAGAAGCGAGTTCTGATGTTGAGCTTCATTCGAG TGCACTTAACCGAGCAAAAGCAATGGGTCGCGTTCTCTCTATAGCAAAGGACAAATTATATGACTGCCTCACTGTGGAAAGGAAGCTAAGAGCCATGCTTCAGTCAACTGAAGAGAATGTAAGTGATCTGAAGAAAAAGAGTGCATTCTTGACTCAGCTTGCCGCAAAAACAGTCCCTAAACCGTTACATTGCCTTCCTCTACAACTTGCATCCGACTATTTCTTGCTGGGTTATCATAGTAGAGAGGatgtaaacaaagaaaagctTCAGGATCcttctctctatcactatgcTATCTTTTCCGATAATGTTCTAGCGACATCAGTGGTTGTTAATTCTACTGTGCTGCATGCGAAGGAACCCAACAAGCATGTTTTCCATGTAGTCACCGATAAACTAAATTATGCTGCTATGAGAATGTGGTTTCTTGTCAACCCTCCTGTAGGAGCAACAATCCAGGTTGAAAACATTGATGATTTCAAGTGGCTGAATTCTTCTTCGTGTTCTGTTCTCCGTCAACTTGAATCTGCCAGACTTCAAGAATATTATTTCAAGGCAAATCATCCTTCATCCCTCTCGCTGGGTTCTGATCATCTCAAATATCGGAATCCAAAATACTTGTCCCTGCTGAATCATCTCAGATTCTATCTTCCTGATGTTTACCCAAAGTTGGACAAGATCCTATTTTTGGATGATGATATTGTAGTTCAGAAGGATTTGACACCTCTTTGGTCTATTGATCTTCAAGGGATGGTAAATGGTGCAGTGGAGACCTGTAAAGAGAGCTTCCATCGGTATGATAAATATCTCAACTTCTCAAATCCAATAATCTATGCAAATTTCGATCCAAATGCTTGTGGCTGGGCATTCGGCATGAATATCTTTGACTTGAAGGAGTGGAGGAAGCGAAACATCACTGGAATATATCATCGTTGGCAAGACATG AATGAGGATAGAACTCTTTGGAAGCTTGGTACATTGCCACCAGGACTGATAACCTTTTATAACCTGACCCATCCGCTGGATCGGGGCTGGCATGCGTTGGGACTTGGCTACGACCCAGCCCTCAATCAAACGGCAATAGAGAATGCAGCTGTTATCCATTACAATGGAAACTACAAGCCATGGCTAGATTTGGCTATTTCAAAGTACAAGGCATACTGGTCAAAATATGTAATGTTTGATAACCCTTATCTTCGACTTTGTAGCATCAGTGAATAG
- the LOC117637246 gene encoding transport and Golgi organization protein 2 homolog produces the protein MCIAVFVWQNHPIYPLLLLFNRDEFKSRPTKPLAWWEGGKILGGRDALAGGTWLACTRDGKVAFITNVREVAKLAQAKSRGDLPVRFLEGKKSAMEFAEEVAEEAGQYNGFNLILADLCSKGMVYVTNRPKEDKSFVTEVSPGIHVLSNAQLDSPWPKVQRLGDSFKELLHEHGGDNDLPIKEMVEKLMMNTIKDDEESLLPHVYPPELEYHLSSIFVEKAPQLGHYGTRSTSALCVKTSGEVIYYERYLENELWKEGTVTYHMDMDRGEEEK, from the exons ATGTGTATAGCTGTGTTCGTATGGCAAAACCACCCGATTTACCCGCTCCTTCTGTTGTTCAACAGGGACGAGTTTAAAAGTAG gCCAACAAAGCCTTTGGCATGGTGGGAAGGAGGGAAGATCTTAGGGGGAAGAGATGCGCTGGCAGGAGGGACATGGCTGGCTTGTACCAGAGATGGCAAGGTGGCTTTTATCACAAATGTTAGAGAAGTTGCGAAACTTGCTCAAGCTAAGAGCAGAGGGGACCTCCCAGTTCGGTTCTTGGAG GGCAAAAAGAGTGCCATGGAGTTTGCTGAGGAAGTTGCAGAGGAGGCAGGTCAGTACAATGGGTTTAATCTGATATTAGCTGATCTTTGTTCCAAGGGCATGGTTTATGTAACCAACAGACCAAAGGAGGACAAAAGTTTTGTCACCGAGGTCTCACCTGGGATTCATGTACTGTCAAATGCACAGCTAGATTCTCCTTGGCCTAAG GTTCAACGACTAGGCGACAGTTTCAAAGAGCTATTACACGAACACGGCGGCGACAATGATCTTCCGATCAAAGAAATGGTTGAAAAACTGATGATGAACACGATtaaagatgatgaagaaagCTTGCTGCCTCACGTTTATCCTCCAGAACTGGAATACCATTTGAGTTCCATATTTGTAGAAAAAGCCCCTCAGCTG GGACATTATGGCACCAGAAGCACATCAGCATTGTGTGTGAAGACAAGTGGGGAAGTTATCTACTATGAGAGATATCTGGAAAATGAACTGTGGAAAGAAGGGACAGTAACTTATCACATGGACATGGacagaggagaagaagaaaaatag
- the LOC117637245 gene encoding probable serine/threonine-protein kinase PIX13, which translates to MGICWGSPAENPTPVTTGDLTTGVSNISQTTSNTTSSGGSTLSRNSQFSAASGDEASTHGQILPTPNLRIFSYLELKAATRNFRSDTVLGEGGFGMVFKGWLDEKAPTKSGKTTVIAVKKLSSESLQGFEEWQSEVNFLGRLSHPNLVKLLGYCLEDTELLLVYEFMQKGSLENHLFGRGSAVQPLPWDIRLKIAIGAARGLAFLHTSEKQVIYRDFKASNILLDGSYIAKISDFGLAKMGPSASQSHVTTRVMGTYGYAAPEYVATGHLYVKSDVYGFGVVLVEILTGLRALDTNRPSGKHNLVDWIKPFLSDKRKLKGIMDPRLEGKYPAKAAFRISQLALKCIESEQKNRPSMKDVVETLERIESANEHSREPRPRSTHPMAHRQGQKPLHHRSPLHPRLDGNQTYQQSPRVR; encoded by the exons aTGGGGATTTGCTGGGGTTCTCCAGCTGAGAACCCAACGCCAGTAACTACTGGTGATCTCACTACAG GGGTCAGTAACATATCTCAGACAACCAGTAACACCACATCTTCAGGGGGGAGTACTTTATCTCGGAATAGCCAGTTCTCGGCAGCAAGTGGCGATGAGGCCAGTACACATGGGCAGATCTTACCCACCCCAAACTTGAGGATCTTCAGTTATTTAGAATTGAAGGCTGCAACCAGAAACTTCAGATCAGATACAGTTCTTGGGGAGGGAGGCTTTGGGATGGTCTTCAAAGGTTGGCTTGATGAAAAGGCACCAACCAAGTCTGGAAAAACCACAGTGATTGCTGTGAAAAAATTGAGTTCTGAGAGCTTGCAAGGGTTTGAGGAATGGCAG TCAGAGGTGAATTTCTTAGGGCGACTATCTCATCCTAATCTTGTAAAGCTGTTGGGATACTGTTTGGAGGACACGGAGCTGCTGCTCGTGTATGAGTTCATGCAAAAGGGTAGCTTGGAAAACCATCTATTTGGAA GGGGCTCAGCTGTTCAGCCACTTCCGTGGGATATACGGCTTAAAATTGCAATAGGAGCAGCTCGAGGCTTGGCTTTTTTGCATACATCAGAGAAGCAAGTAATCTATAGAGATTTCAAAGCTTCAAACATACTACTTGATGGG TCGTATATTGCCAAGATTTCCGACTTTGGCTTGGCAAAAATGGGCCCCTCAGCTAGTCAATCGCATGTGACAACACGAGTTATGGGTACATATGGTTATGCTGCTCCTGAGTATGTTGCCACAG GGCATTTGTATGTGAAGAGCGATGTGTATGGTTTTGGTGTTGTTCTGGTCGAGATATTGACAGGCTTGCGTGCACTTGATACAAATCGTCCGAGTGGGAAGCATAATTTAGTGGACTGGATAAAGCCATTCCTAtcagataaaagaaaattgaaaggaATTATGGACCCCCGGTTGGAGGGAAAATATCCTGCCAAAGCTGCATTCCGAATTTCTCAGCTTGCTCTAAAGTGCATTGAATCTGAACAGAAAAACCGGCCATCGATGAAGGATGTTGTGGAGACATTGGAGCGGATTGAATCTGCCAATGAACATTCAAGGGAGCCTAGGCCCCGTTCAACTCATCCTATGGCTCATCGACAAGGCCAGAAGCCGCTGCATCATCGCTCGCCGCTTCACCCCAGGCTGGATGGGAATCAAACCTACCAACAGTCGCCTCGAGTGCGGTAA
- the LOC117637244 gene encoding uncharacterized protein LOC117637244 — MGKVVERKKKKKGRPSLLDLQKRTLREQEQQLQQHQQQQQKRKNNSAPHSNPNYKTAPADSAKAPVRRSTRRNPNPDDNEDEDDGEDEDDDVLAGKRREKKLKLVLKLPPNQKSSANSASLNSGGSESNADGDNAAPEVDKKRKINAIGDGSGLAHPQKGEKTISATNPSSALQGGTALDSEPSTPLPDKKLLLFVLDRLQKKDTYGVFSEPVDPKELPDYHEVIEHPMDFGTVKKKLTSGVYTSLERFESDIFLICSNAMQYNAPDTIYFRQARSIHELAKKNFDNLRQDSDDNEPGPKVVRRGRPPTKNLKKPLGRPSLERAGSEFSDATLATGAENANYDLRKGPHFSDKSGLADSSGRFHGSRNNDVYTSWLADNKFERNDDFTGSMLRGNSKLGRKQFVFDENRRNTYNQSHPSAGGRESSVLTTFDRERKQLMAVGLHSDYGYARSLTRFAANIGPVAWNIAAKKIERSLPPGVKFGPGWVGENDVVPHRPLLLDSASLGQPYSSELIPIRANSSSAATSCSVEPNGDKSSDKPSGHNSSEKRVPSVPSALEGHISRPPSLAAATSSPHVAANKSPEPLTGKAETVEGSNSRTGFNMSSNLGVIRPRPPFQIHQNSVIQPGINGFNGTYGLNLPAQMGKLVGLARPGGFNFQSSQMLDTVSRTNSGFIQPSASTSLNSEETKFSENSGTINSSGSYPNSVKEALAARTLGIPPRPSLLGLSQQQKPDSGLSPQQKPDSVPPDLNVRFQSPGSPSSSRTDSAQPDLALQL; from the exons ATGGGTAAGGTAgtggagaggaagaagaagaagaaaggacgGCCCTCTCTTTTAGATCTTCAAAAACGGACTCTCAGAGAACAAGAGCAGCAGCTGCAGCAACATCAACAACAGCAGCAGAAGCGCAAAAACAACTCTGCCCCTCATTCCAACCCTAATTACAAGACTGCCCCTGCCGACTCCGCCAAGGCTCCGGTTCGTCGATCCACCCGCCGCAACCCTAACCCCGACGATAACGAGGACGAGGACGACGGCGAAGATGAGGACGACGACGTTTTGGCCGGGAAGCGCCGCGAGAAAAAGCTCAAGCTCGTCCTCAAATTGCCTCCTAATCAGAAATCGTCGGCCAATTCCGCGTCTTTGAACTCTGGCGGCTCCGAGTCCAACGCCGATGGCGACAACGCTGCGCCGGAGGTCGATAAGAAGCGCAAAATCAATGCGATCGGCGATGGATCTGGGCTCGCTCACCCTCAAAAG GGTGAGAAGACAATTTCAGCTACAAACCCTTCAAGCGCCCTCCAAG GAGGGACAGCGTTGGATTCTGAACCCTCCACGCCTTTACCTGATAAAAAGCTGTTGCTGTTCGTTCTCGACAGGCTTCAAAA GAAGGACACGTACGGTGTGTTTTCTGAACCAGTGGACCCCAAAGAG CTTCCGGACTACCATGAAGTAATAGAGCATCCTATGGATTTTGGGACGGTGAAGAAGAAACTTACTAGTGGAGTGTATACTAGCTTGGAACGGTTTGAG AGTGATATCTTCTTAATCTGCTCCAATGCAATGCAGTACAATGCTCCAGATACCATATATTTTCGGCAG GCGCGCTCCATACATGAGCTAgcaaaaaagaattttgataatttgagACAAGATAGTGATGATAATGAGCCAGGACCCAAGGTTGTAAGAAGAGGTAGACCACCGaccaaaaatttgaaaaaaccaCTGGGCAGGCCTTCCTTGGAGCGTGCTGGTTCAGAGTTCTCAGATGCCACTCTTGCTACTGGGGCAGAAAATGCGAATTATGATCTGAGAAAAGGACCTCATTTTTCGGACAAGTCTGGTTTAGCAGATTCATCTGGGCGATTCCATGGTTCACGAAATAATGATGTTTATACTAGTTGGTTAGCTGATAACAAATTTGAGAGGAATGATGACTTCACAG GTTCCATGTTGCGGGGTAATTCGAAGCTTGGGAGAAAACAATTTGTTTTTGATGAGAACAGGCGCAATACATATAATCAATCTCACCCTTCAGCTGGTGGACGAGAGTCATCAGTGTTGACTACATTTGATAGAGAAAGGAAACAGCTAATGGCT GTAGGGCTTCACTCAGACTATGGTTATGCAAGGAGCCTGACCCGATTTGCTGCAAATATTGGACCTGTTGCTTGGAACATTGCTGCAAAGAAGATTGAAAGGTCTTTGCCCCCTGGTGTTAAGTTTGGCCCTGGGTGGGTTGGAGAAAATGATGTTGTGCCACATAGGCCACTGCTATTGGACTCAGCCTCACTAGGGCAGCCATATTCATCAGAGCTCATTCCCATCCGTGCAAATTCATCTTCTGCTGCAACATCTTGCTCTGTTGAGCCTAACGGAGATAAATCATCAGACAAGCCTTCAGGACATAACTCATCAGAAAAGCGTGTGCCTTCTGTTCCTTCAGCGCTGGAAGGCCATATAAGCAGGCCTCCTTCTCTGGCTGCTGCTACCTCATCACCCCATGTAGCCGCTAATAAATCTCCTGAACCCCTCACTGGAAAAGCAGAAACTGTTGAAGGATCTAACTCTCGTACTGGGTTTAATATGAGCAGCAATCTTGGTGTAATTAGGCCAAGACCTCCATTTCAGATTCATCAAAATTCTGTAATCCAACCCGGGATCAATGGATTTAATGGAACATATGGATTGAACCTTCCTGCTCAGATGGGAAAGCTAGTTGGATTGGCCAGGCCTGGTGGTTTTAACTTCCAGTCATCTCAAATGCTTGATACAGTCTCTAGGACTAATAGTGGCttcatccaaccatcagcGTCAACCAGCTTAAATTCAGAAGAAACAAAGTTTTCTGAAAATTCGGGTACGATAAACTCTTCCGGTTCATATCCAAATTCTGTGAAAGAGGCACTGGCAGCCCGGACATTGGGGATTCCTCCCCGGCCGTCTTTGCTAGGCTTGTCACAACAGCAGAAACCCGATTCAGGATTGTCACCACAACAAAAACCCGATTCAGTTCCACCAGATCTGAACGTCAGATTTCAGTCCCCGGGTTCTCCTAGTTCTAGCCGGACTGATTCAGCGCAGCCAGATTTAGCATTGCAGCTCTGA
- the LOC117637061 gene encoding probable galacturonosyltransferase 3 isoform X1: MEVRLLVLCISLVALHCVLAGADISDASASRRDISKYQPLCDCEQCQDSKEEGVSSVIGASTLPDEKNIDIIATYSNNLGAVRSSRVKMGDLSASWVLENPIDGRHDHPKSFQMVEDPFQSGMTFEEKTEHPPDDHQAGVGELPYSRLSSMSPVKLKRREMRQERRNLRTAELIGKDKEANNQMAAAAIERSKGFDPIVKGKYSIWRSDYESPNSDSTLKLMLDQIIMAKAYANIAKSKNESNLYNSLMKHSKLSQHAIGEASSDVELHSSALNRAKAMGRVLSIAKDKLYDCLTVERKLRAMLQSTEENVSDLKKKSAFLTQLAAKTVPKPLHCLPLQLASDYFLLGYHSREDVNKEKLQDPSLYHYAIFSDNVLATSVVVNSTVLHAKEPNKHVFHVVTDKLNYAAMRMWFLVNPPVGATIQVENIDDFKWLNSSSCSVLRQLESARLQEYYFKANHPSSLSLGSDHLKYRNPKYLSLLNHLRFYLPDVYPKLDKILFLDDDIVVQKDLTPLWSIDLQGMVNGAVETCKESFHRYDKYLNFSNPIIYANFDPNACGWAFGMNIFDLKEWRKRNITGIYHRWQDMNEDRTLWKLGTLPPGLITFYNLTHPLDRGWHALGLGYDPALNQTAIENAAVIHYNGNYKPWLDLAISKYKAYWSKYVMFDNPYLRLCSISE; the protein is encoded by the exons ATGGAAGTTCGTCTGCTTGTCCTCTGCATCTCATTG GTTGCTTTACACTGTGTTCTAGCTGGAGCAGATATATCCGATGCTTCAGCAAG TCGAAGAGATATCAGTAAATATCAACCGTTGTGTGATTGCGAGCAATGCCAAGACAGCAAG GAAGAAGGTGTATCTTCTGTCATTGGAGCCAGCACTCTTCCAGATGAAAAG AATATTGACATAATTGCGACATACAGCAACAATCTTGGAGCTGTGCGGAGTAGTAGGGTTAAAATGGGGGATCTGTCTGCTTCCTGGGTCTTGGAAAATCCTATTGATGGAAGGCATGACCATCCAAAGAGTTTTCAG ATGGTTGAGGATCCATTTCAATCTGGAATGACCTTTGAAGAGAAGACTGAGCATCCTCCAGATGATCATCAAGCTGGAGTAGGTGAACTTCCATATTCTCGTCTATCATCAATGAGCCCAGTGAAGCTCAAGCGGCGG GAAATGCGGCAAGAAAGGAGGAATCTTCGGACTGCAGAGTTGATaggaaaagataaagaagCTAATAACCAGatggcagcagcagcaatTGAACGATCAAAAGGCTTTGACCCCATTGTCAAGGGAAAGTACAGCATATGGAGAAGTGATTATGAAAGCCCAAATTCTGATTCAACCTTGAAACTTATGCTGGATCAGATTATAATGGCCAAAGCTTACGCAAACATTGCCAAGTCTAAGAATGAAAGCAATCTTTATAATTCTCTCATGAAACACTCAAAACTTAGTCAGCATGCTATCGGAGAAGCGAGTTCTGATGTTGAGCTTCATTCGAG TGCACTTAACCGAGCAAAAGCAATGGGTCGCGTTCTCTCTATAGCAAAGGACAAATTATATGACTGCCTCACTGTGGAAAGGAAGCTAAGAGCCATGCTTCAGTCAACTGAAGAGAATGTAAGTGATCTGAAGAAAAAGAGTGCATTCTTGACTCAGCTTGCCGCAAAAACAGTCCCTAAACCGTTACATTGCCTTCCTCTACAACTTGCATCCGACTATTTCTTGCTGGGTTATCATAGTAGAGAGGatgtaaacaaagaaaagctTCAGGATCcttctctctatcactatgcTATCTTTTCCGATAATGTTCTAGCGACATCAGTGGTTGTTAATTCTACTGTGCTGCATGCGAAGGAACCCAACAAGCATGTTTTCCATGTAGTCACCGATAAACTAAATTATGCTGCTATGAGAATGTGGTTTCTTGTCAACCCTCCTGTAGGAGCAACAATCCAGGTTGAAAACATTGATGATTTCAAGTGGCTGAATTCTTCTTCGTGTTCTGTTCTCCGTCAACTTGAATCTGCCAGACTTCAAGAATATTATTTCAAGGCAAATCATCCTTCATCCCTCTCGCTGGGTTCTGATCATCTCAAATATCGGAATCCAAAATACTTGTCCCTGCTGAATCATCTCAGATTCTATCTTCCTGATGTTTACCCAAAGTTGGACAAGATCCTATTTTTGGATGATGATATTGTAGTTCAGAAGGATTTGACACCTCTTTGGTCTATTGATCTTCAAGGGATGGTAAATGGTGCAGTGGAGACCTGTAAAGAGAGCTTCCATCGGTATGATAAATATCTCAACTTCTCAAATCCAATAATCTATGCAAATTTCGATCCAAATGCTTGTGGCTGGGCATTCGGCATGAATATCTTTGACTTGAAGGAGTGGAGGAAGCGAAACATCACTGGAATATATCATCGTTGGCAAGACATG AATGAGGATAGAACTCTTTGGAAGCTTGGTACATTGCCACCAGGACTGATAACCTTTTATAACCTGACCCATCCGCTGGATCGGGGCTGGCATGCGTTGGGACTTGGCTACGACCCAGCCCTCAATCAAACGGCAATAGAGAATGCAGCTGTTATCCATTACAATGGAAACTACAAGCCATGGCTAGATTTGGCTATTTCAAAGTACAAGGCATACTGGTCAAAATATGTAATGTTTGATAACCCTTATCTTCGACTTTGTAGCATCAGTGAATAG